GCGGCCATGGCTTCATCGGCATCGGCCGCAAGAAGCTGCTGAACATCCTGCAGGCGCGCTGCGAGGAGGTGGGCGTCAAGCTGGTGTTCGAACAGTTCATCCAGGACGACCAGGCCATCGCGCGCGAATATGACGCCGACCTGGTGATCGCCTCGGACGGCATCAACAGCCAGGTCCGTACCCGCTACGCCGACACCTTCCGCCCCGACATCGACCAGCGCAACTGCCGCTTCGTCTGGCTGGGCACGAAAAAGGTCTTCGACGCTTTCACCTTCGCCTTTGTGCAGACCGAGCACGGCTGGTTCCAGGCGCACGCCTACCGCTACGAAGACGGCATGTCCACCTTCATCGTGGAAACGCCCGAGGAAACCTGGCAGGCCGCCGGCATCGAGCAGATGAGCCAGGAAGAGGGCATCGCCTATTGCGAAAAGCTGTTCGCGCCCTGGCTGGACGGCAATCCGCTGGTCAGCAACGCATCGCACCTGCGCGGCTCGGCCATCTGGATCCGCTTCCCGCGCGTCATCTGCAACACCTGGGTGCACTGGAACACGCTGGACACCGCCCGCGGCGAGCGCCGCGTGCCGGTGGTGCTGATGGGCGACGCCGCCCACACCGCCCACTTCTCCATCGGCTCGGGCACCAAGCTGGCGCTGGAGGATTCCATCGAGCTGGCGCGCTGCCTGAGCGGCGCCGAAGGCAGCGTGGAACACGGCTTGAAGCACTACGAGGAAGTGCGCAGCGTGGAAGTGCTGAAGATCCAGAACGCCGCCCGCAACTCCACCGAATGGTTCGAGAACGTCAAGCGCTACGCCGGCCTGGAGCCGGAGCAGTTCGCCTACTCGCTGCTGACCCGCTCGCAGCGTATTTCGCACGAGAACCTGCGGCTGCGCGATCCGGCCTGGCTGGAAGGCTTCGAGCGCTGGATCGCCGAGCGCGCCGGCGCGCCGGCCCCGGCCGGCCAGCGTCCGGCCATGCCGATGCTCACGCCCTATCAGGCGCGCGGCGTGCGGCTCAAGAACCGCATCATGGTTTCGCCCATGGCCATGTACTCCTGCCAGGACGGCGTGCCGGGCGATTTCCACCTGGTGCATCTGGGCGGCCGCGCCATGGGCGGCGCCGGCCTGGTGATGGTGGAGATGACCTGCGTTTCGCCCGACGCGCGCATCACCCCGGGATGCCCCGGCCTGTGGAATGACGAGCAGGCGCGCGCTTTCACCCGCATCGTGGACTTCGTGCACGGCAACAGCGACGCCCGCATCGGCGTGCAGATCGGCCATGCCGGCCGCAAGGGCTCGACCCAGCTGGGCTGGCAGAAGATCGACCATCCGCTGGCCGAAGGCAACTGGCCGCTGCTGTCGGCCTCGGCGCTGCCCTATATCGAGGGCGTGTCGCAGACGCCGCGCGCCATGACGCGCGCCGACATGGATCAGGTGCGCGACAACTTCGTGGCCGCCACCCGGCGGGCCGTCGCCGCCGGTTTCGACTGGCTGGAGCTGCACTGCGCCCACGGCTATCTGCTGTCCAGCTTCATCTCGCCCCTGACCAACCAGCGCGACGACGAATATGGCGGCAGCCTGGAGAACCGGCTGCGCTATCCGCTGGAAGTGTTCCACGCGGTGCGCGCCGCCTGGCCCGAGGACAAGCCCATGTCGGTGCGGATCTCGGCGCACGACTGGGTCGAGGGCGGCATCACCCCCGACGACGCGGTCGAGATCGCGCGCCGCTTCAAGGCCGCCGGCGCCGACATGATCGACTGCTCGTCCGGCCAGGTCAGCAAGGCCGAGAAGCCCGTCTACGGCCGCATGTTCCAGACGCCCTTCGCCGACCGCGTGCGCAACGAAGCCGGCATTCCCACCATCGCCGTGGGCGCGATCTTCGAGGCCGACCACGCCAACGCCATCATCGCGTCCGGCCGCGCCGACCTGTGCGCGCTGGCCCGTCCGCACCTGGCCGACGCGTCCTGGACGCTGCGCGAAGCCGCCCGCGTGGGCTATCGTGACGTGACCTGGCCCAGCCAATATTTCGCCGGCAAGCGCCAGCTGGAAACCAACTTCGAGCGCGCCGCCGCCATGGCGCAACTGGACGTCAAATGAGTGAACTTGCATTGCCCCTGGCGGGCCGCCATGCGCTGGTGACGGGCGGCGCCCGAGGCATCGGCCTGGCCTGCGCCCGCGCGCTGCTGGCGCGCGGCGCCCGCGTCACGCTGCTGGGCCGCGATGGCGCGGCGCTGGACAGCGCCGTCGGGGGGCTGGCGAGCCTGGGCCAGGCCCAGGCCGTCAGCGCCGATATCGCCGACGAAGCCTCGGTATGGCAGGCCTTCGCGCAGGCCGAGGCCGCCTTCGGCCCGGTGCACATCCTGGTGAACAACGCCGGCCAGGCGGTCAGCCAGAAGTTCGAGCGCACCGACGCCGCGCTGTGGCAGAACATGCTGGCGGTCAATCTGACCGGCACCTTCCACTGCGTCCAGGCGGCGCTGCCGGGCATGCTGGCGGCGGGCTGGGGCCGGGTGATCAACGTCGCCAGCACCGCCGGCCTGATCGGCTACGCCTATGTCAGCGCCTATTGCGCCGCCAAGCACGGCGTGATCGGCCTGACGCGCTCGCTGGCGCTGGAAACCGCGAGCAAGGGCGTGACCGTGAACGCGGTCTGCCCCGGCTACACCGAGACCGACATCGTGCGCGGCGCCGTCGCCAACATCGTCGACAAGACCGGCATGACGCCGGACGCCGCCCGCGCCAAGCTGGCCGAGCGCAACCCGCAGGGCCGCCTGGTGCAGCCCGAGGAAGTGGCCGAGACGGTCGCCTGGCTGGCCCTGCCGGCCAGCGCCTCGATCAATGGCCAGGCCATCGCCGTGGACGGCGGCGAAGTGATGACCGGCTGAGCCGGCGCCCACCCCTTGCATACAGAAACGGAGACACCATGAGCACGCAGACCGAAGAACACAGCATGAAGCACCACAAGCGTCCGCTCGCCGGCTACCAGGCGAAGACGTTCCTGTGGCAGGTGTCTGCGGACGGCAAGGTCGCCACCATCACGCTGAACCGGCCCGAGCGCAAGAATCCGCTGACCTTCGATTCCTATGCCGAGCTGCGCGACCTGTTCCGCGCGCTGGTCTACGCCACCGACATCAAGGTCGTGGTGGTGACGGGCGCGGGCGGCAATTTCTGCTCCGGCGGCGACGTGCACGAGATCATCGGCCCGCTGACCAGGATGAGCATGCCCGAGCTGCTGGACTTCACCCGCATGACGGGCGATCTGGTCAAGGCCATGCGCGCCTGCCCGCAGCCCATCGTGGCGGCGGTGGACGGCATCTGCGCCGGCGCCGGCGCCATGATCGCGCTGGCCTCGGACATGCGCCTGGGCACGCCTGCCGCGCGCACCGCCTTCCTGTTCACCCGCGTCGGCCTGGCCGGCGCGGACATGGGCGCCTGCACGCTGCTGCCGCGCATGATCGGCCAGGGCCGCGCGTCGGAACTGCTGTACACCGGCCGCGCCATGACGGCCGAAGAAGGCGCCAGCTGGGGCTTCTTCAACGCGCTGCACGATGGCGCCGGGCTGCTCGACGCCGCCCAGGCGCTGGCCGCGCAGCTGGCCGCCGGCCCGACCTTCGCCCATGGCGTGACCAAGAAGCTGCTGCACCAGGAATGGAACATGGGCGTGGACGAGGCCATCGAGGCCGAGGCCGAGGCCCAGGCGATCTGCATGCAGACGCGCGATTTCCATCGCGCTTATGAAGCGTTCGTCGCCAAGCAAAAGCCGATATTCGAAGGAAACTGAAGAGAGAGGCCCACCCCCGAGCGCTACGCGCTCCCCCTCCAGGGGGCGCTGCTGCGGACCGGCAAAGCCGGCTCCGCGCAGCCGCGATTGAGCCACACCTGTTTTTAGCGATGCAGATGCCGCGTAGCGCTACGGAGAGTTGATATGAGAGATGCAAGCTGGCTGGATTGGCCGTTTTTCGAGGAACGGCACCGCGTCCTGGCGCACGAGGTCGACGCCTGGTGCGAGCGTTCGCTGGGCGAAGTCGATCACCATGACGCGGACGCCGCCTGCCGCAAGCTGGTCAAGGCCATGGGCGAGGCAGGCTGGCTGCGCTACGCGGTCGCCGGCGGTCCCGACGGCGCCTGGGGCGGCGCATTGCCCGAGGTCGATTCGCGCTCGGTCTGCATCCTGCGCGAAACGCTCGCGCGCCATGAAGGGCTGGCGGACTTCGCCTTCGCCATGCAGGGCCTGGGCAGCGGCGCGATCTCGCTGATGGGTTCCGATGCGCTGCGCGCGCGCTACCTGCCGCGCGTGGCGCGCGGCGAGGCCATCGCCGCCTTCGCGCTGTCCGAACCCGAGGCCGGTTCCGACGTGGCCGCGCTGGCCTGCGAAGCCCGGCTGGACGGCGACGCCTATGTGCTCAACGGCGCCAAGACCTGGATCTCCAACGGCGGCATCGCCGACTTCTACTGCGTGTTCGCGCGCACCGGCGAGGCGCCGGGCGCGCGCGGCATCAGCGCCTTTGTCGTGGACGCCGACACCCCGGGCTTCGAGGTCAGCGAGCGCATCGACCTGATCGCCCCGCACCCGCTGGCCACGATCACTTTCGACAACTGCCGCATCCCCGTCGCACAGCGGCTGGGCGAGCCGGGGCAGGGCTTCAAGCTGGCCATGATGACGCTGGACATCTTCCGCGCCTCGGTGGCGGCGGCGGCGCTGGGCTTCGCCCGTCGCGCGCTGGACGAGGGGCTGGAACGGGCCAGGTCGCGCCGCATGTTCGGCCAGACCCTGGCCGACCTGCAGCTGACGCAGGCGGCGCTGGGCGACATGGCCACCGCCATCGATTCCTCGGCGCTGCTGGCCTACCGCGCCGCCTGGATGCGCGACGTGCAGAAGCAGCGCACCACGCGCGAGGCGGCGATGGCCAAGATGACCGCCACCGAATCGGCCCAGGCCGTGATCGACCGCGCGCTGCAGATGTTCGGCGGCGCGGGCGTGGTCTCCGGCATGCCGGTGGAAAAGCTGTACCGCGAGATCCGGGCGCTGCGCATCTACGAGGGCGCCACCGAAGTCCAGAAATTGATCATTGCCCGTGAACTACTGAAATCCTGACGGACGCCGCAGAGCGCCCGCGGGACCAGGCCACGCCACCAAACCACACAGCACAGACGGCAAGGGGTTTTCATGGAAACATCCGCCCACATCGACACTTTCGCCCGGGATAACCTGCCCCCGGGCGAGCTATGGCCTGAATTCCTGCTCGACGGCCCCGACGTGGCCTATCCTAAGCGCATGAACTGCGCGGTGGAACTGGTGGACGCCATGGTCGAACGCGGCCATGGCGAGCGCGTGGCGTTGCGCTGGTCCCAGGACGGCAAGCCCGCGGCCATGACCTACGGCGAGCTGGCGGCGCTGACCAACCGCATCGCCCATGTGCTGGTCGAGGACATGAAGCTGGTGCCGGGCAACCGGCTGCTGCTGCGCGGCCCGAACAATCCCATGATGGCGGCCTCCTGGTTGGCCGCCATCAAGGCCGGCCTGGTCACCGTGCCCACCATGCCGCTGCTGCGCGCCAAGGAACTCAAGCAGATCATCGACAAGGCGCAGATTCAGGCGGCGCTGTGCGACGTGCGCCTGAAGGACGAGGCCGAGTTCTGCCTGCAGAAGGACCATGAACACCATTGCGCCGGCCTGCGGCAGGTCGTGTATTTCAACGACCAGGGGCCGGCCTCGCTGGACGCGCTGGCCGCGACCAAGGCCGACGATTTCCAGGCCTGCGACACCTCGGCCGACGACGTCTGCCTGATCGCCTTCACCAGCGGCACCACCGGCGCGCCCAAGGGCTGCATGCACTTCCATCGCGACGTGCTGGCCATGTGCGACCTGTTTCCCAAGCACGTGATCAAGCCGGGACCGGACGATGTGTTCTGCGGCACGCCGCCGCTGGCCTTCACCTTCGGCCTGGGCGGCCTGCTGTGCTTCCCGCTGCGCGTGGGCGCCAGCACGGTGCTGGCCGAGAAGCTGTCGCCCGACAGCTTGCTGCAGCTGATCCAGGATTTCCGCGCCACCATCGTGTTCACCGCGCCCACCTTCTATCGCCAGATGGCGGCGCTGGCCGGCAAGTATGACCTGTCCTCGCTCAAGAAGAGCGTGTCGGCGGGCGAGGCCCTGCCCGACGCCACCCGCCAGCTGTGGAAGCAGGCCAGCGGCCTGGAGATGATCGACGGCATCGGCGGCACCGAGATGATCCACGTGTTCGTGTCCAGCCCGCCGGACGAGGTGCGGCGCGGCGCCATCGGCCGCGTGGTGCCGGGCTACATCGCGCAGATCGTGGACGACGACATGAATCCGCTGCCCAACGGCACCGCCGGCCGGCTGGCCATCAAGGGCCCCACGGGCTGCCGATACCTGGCCGACGAGCGCCAGCGCCGATTCGTGCAGGCTGGCTGGAACCTGCCGGGCGACACCTTCGTGCAGGACGACGACGGCTATCTCTTTTACCAGGCGCGCAACGACGACATGATCGTGTCGGCGGGCTACAACATCGCCGGTCCCGAGGTCGAGGACGCCCTGCTGCGCCATCCGGCCGTGGCCGAGTGCGGCGTGGTCGGCGCGCCCTGCGACGAGCGCGGCCAGGTGGTCAAGGCCTTCGTGGTGCTCAAGCCGGGCTTCGAGCCGGGCGATGCGCTGGTGGCCGAGCTGCAGGCCTTCGTCAAGGCCAATATCGCGCCCTACAAGTACCCGCGCGCCATCGAATTCGTGGATGCGCTGCCGCGCACCGAGACCGGCAAGCTGCAGCGCTTCGCGCTGCGCAAGATGGCCTGAGCGGCGACAAGGCAAACAGGAGCCAACATGGGAAATCCGTTCGTCAGCCAGGTGGAGGTGCGGTTCCGCCATTGCGATCCGGCCGGCATCGTGTTCTATCCGCGCTATTTCGAGATGATCAACGATTTCGTCGAGGAATGGTTCGACAAGGGCATGGGCTTGCCTTTCCATGCGCTGCACGTGGAGCGCCGGATCGGCACGCCCACGGCCTCGGTGCAGTGCGACTTCACCGCGCCCAGCCGCTGGCATGAACGGCTGCGCCAGACGCTGGAGGTGCAGCGCATCGGCGGCGCCTCGTTCAAGGCGCTGGTGCGTTTCGAAGGGCCGGACGGGCAGTTGCGGCTGTCGGCGACCCTGACCATCGTGACCGTGGACTTGCGCAGCATGAAGTCCACGCCCCTGCCCGACGATCTGCGCGAGCGGATGCGGGCCTATCTGGCGCCCGCCGCCTGAGCGCGCGCCAGCCTTACTTCACTGAGTTTTTTGATAATAGGATGAGACGTTATGAAGATTCTGCAACCGCCGGATTGGATGGCGCCCCGTGGCTATTCAAATGGAATCCTCGCCGAGATGACGGTGGGCAGCAAGCTGGTGTTCGTGGGCGGCCAGGTCGGCTGGAACGGACAGCAGCAATTCGAGTCGGATGACCTGGCGGACCAGGTGCGCCAGACCCTGGCGAACATCGTCGCCATCCTGGCCGAGGGCGGCGCCAAGCCGGAGCACATCGTGCGCATGACCTGGTACGTCACCGACAAGAACGAATACGTGGCGGCCTATCCGGCCATCGGCAAGCACTACCGCGAACTGATCGGCCGGCATTTCCCGGCCATGACGGCGGTGGAGGTCGCGGACCTGGTCGAGGACCGCGCCAAGGTCGAGATCGAAGTCACGGCCGTCGTGCCGGCCTGATCCTGTTCAACGCGCCGGGCGGCCTGTCGCGTCGGCCCGGCGGTCCGGGCTCCGGCCGTCCGCCGTCCCGCTTACCGGGCCGGCATCTGGCACCGAATGGCGGGTGCTGGAGCCAGCGCGGGCCGCGCGTCCGCGATCACTGCGCCAGGCGCAAGGTCTGCCTGGGCAGTTCGCCGAATCTTTCCTTGTAGTACTCCGAAAACCGGCCCAGGTGGCCGAAGCCCACCGCCAGCGCCGCCTCGGTGACGTTGGCGCAGGCGCCGTCCAGCAGGCGCTGGCGCGCCGCATCCAGCCGCAGCGCGCGCAGCGCGTTCATGGGCGTGGTGTCGCGGTGTTCCTGGAACAGCCGGGTCAGCGCCGTGTCGCTGGCGCCGGCGTGGCGGGCGATGTCCTTGAGCGTCATGGGCGTGGCCAGGTGCGCGCGCATATAGGCCTCGGCCAGCGCCAGGCGGCGTGGCGGCGTGGCCGCCGGCCCGCCGCGCCAGGTGTTGGGCTGGTTGTACAGCAGGTGCAGCACCAGCGTGTCCTCGAGCTGGTCCAGCCAGGCGGCCGGCGGGCGCGGCGCGCCGTCGTCCAGCGTGGGCAGCAGGTGGATCAGGCCGCCCATCATGCTGCGCCAGGCGGCGCCCACCGGGTTGTCCAGCCGCAGCGCGGGGCTGAAGTCCAGCGGCCGCAGCGCGGCCTCGCCGAAGGCGCGCTGGCCGATAGCGTCCAGCTTGCCGCGCGGGATCTTCAACAGCAGTTGTTCGCAGCCGGCTTCCCAATGCAGCCGCAGCGGCCGGTTGGGCGCGATGACCGCGGCACAGGCCGGATCGGCGTCCACCCGGACGCCGCCGCATTCGATGCGGGCGCGCCCGCGCAGCGGCACCTGCACCAGCATGAAATCCTGCAGTTTGTCGGGTTCGATCTGGACTTCGGCGCCGTAGCGCAAGGTACAGACCGTCAGCGCGCCGAAGCGGCCGCGGTTCAGGCGCGCGTCGACCCGTCCGCCTTTCCAGGTCAGCCGGTGTTCCTTGAGGGTTTCCGAGACGAGCGCACGCGTCTCGTCCTGTTGCGTGGAGCTGAATACGCGCCGCTCGAACAAGGGCGCCAGCTCTAGGGGGGACCCGCCGCGCATGGATGCCTCCGGAACGCGGGACACCCCGCCTGCGCATCCAGAATAATTTAAAGGTCAAGGATTGGGAATTAAGTGAATCCCGGATAAAGCCGCCGCTTTTCGGATAGAGCGGGGCGGTCGGGCGGCCTACGCTAGCGCAAGCGGCCTGGGATCCCGCGCGGGCGGGCCCGGGTTGGTGCGTGGCGCGGCGGCGCGTAAGCTGGCGATTCCTGGCGAGCGGCATGCGCGGACCGCGGCAGACGGATTCTGCCAGTCTGACGCCGGCGGGGCCGGCGCGACAAAACGGGGTGATTCATGAATCGCAATCTCTGGGGCCGGCGCGCGCTGGCCATGCTGGTGTGCATGGGAGCGGCGGCGGGCGCCGTGGCGGCGGACAAGGTCAAGGTGGGCATGTTGACCACCTTGTCGGGTCCGGGCGCGGCCCTGGGCAATGAAATCCGTGACGGCTTCAATCTGGCGCTGCAACATACGGGCGGCAAGCTCGGCGGTCTGCCGGCCGAGGTGGTGGTGGCCGACGACCAGCAAAAGGCCGACGCCGGCCGCCAGGCCGTCGAGCGCTTGCTCAAGCGCGACAAGGTCGACGTGATGACCGGCATCGTGTTCTCGAACGTGCTGCTGCCGGTGATGCCCGCCATCCTGCAATCGGGCACGATCTACCTCAGCACCAACACCGGCCCCGAGAACTACGCCGGCGCCGGCTGTAACCCGAATTTCTTCGCGGTGGCCTGGCAGAATGAGGACATTCCGGCGGCCATGGGCAAGTACGCGGCCGACCAGGGTTACAAGCGCGTGGCGCTGATCGCGCCCGACTATCCCGGCGGGCGCGAATCGCTCAACGGCTTCAAGCGCCTGTACAAGGGTGGCCTGTCCGAAGAGATCTATACTCAGCTGGGTCAGCTGGACTACGGCGTGGAGATCACCCGCCTGCGCGCCAGCAAGCCGGACGCGGTGTTCTTTTTCCTGCCGGGCGGCATGGGCGTGAACTTCATCAAGCAGTTCAATGGCGCCGGACTGGGCCAGGAGATCGCTCTGCTGGCGCCGGGCTTCTCGGGCGACGAGGACACCATCGCCGCCGTGGGCGAGCCGATCAAGGGCTTGCGCAATACCGCGCAATGGGCGGCGGACCTGGACAATCCCGCCAACCGCAAGTTCGTCGAGGATTTCAAGAAGACCTACAAGCGCATGCCGACGCTGTACGCCTCGCAGGGTTACGACGCCGCCATGCTGCTGGACAGCGCGGTGCGCCAGACCGGCGGCAAGCTGGACGCGGACACGCTGCGTCCGGCGCTGCGCCGCGCCGATTTCAAGTCGGTGCGCGGCGATTTCAAGTTCAACCGCAACCAGTATCCCATCCAGAACTACTACCTGCGGATCATCGAGGCAGGCGCGGACGGCAAGCCGGCGAACAAGCTCTCGGGCACGGTGCTGACGCAGTACCAGGACCCGTTCGCCGCATCTTGTCAAATGGAGTAGACCCCCCCCGAAGCGCTGCGCGCTTCCCCCCAGGGGGGCGCCGCAGCGGACCGGCGGAGCCGGCTCCGCGCGGCCTGGATGAGTGGCGTTTTCTCATACGGGGCGAGTGGCTTGCTGGTCCCGTGTTGAATACAGATAGAAGGAGAGTTGCATGACTACGAACGTGACGACCCGGCGGATACGCATCGCCGCGCATGATGGCGGCGAGTTCGAGGGCTATCTGGCCGTGCCGGCCTCGGGCAGCGGCCCCGGCCTGGTGCTGTGCCAGGAGATCTTCGGCCTGAACGGCTTCGTGCGCCAGACCGCCGAGCGGCTGGCCGAGGAAGGTTATGTGGTGCTGGCTCCGGATCTGTTCTGGCGCCAGCAGCCCGGTATCGAACTGACCGACGGCCCGGATGACATGCCGCGCGCCTTCGCGCTGTACCAGGGCTTCGACGAGGATCTGGGCGTGCGCGACATCGGTTCGGCCGTGGCGGCGCTGCGCGCGCTGCCCGAGCTCAAGGGCGGCGTGGGCGCGCTGGGCTACTGCCTGGGCGGCAAGCTGGCCTATCTGGCGGCCTGCCGCTGCGACGTGGACGTGGCCGTGGGCTACTACGGCGTTGGCATCGAGAACAGCCTGGAGGAAGCGTCCAAACTGCGCGGCCGGCTGGTGCTGCACATCGCCGAGCGCGACGGCTTCTGTCCGCCCGAGGCGCGCGAGCGCATCCTGGCGGCGCTGGGCGGCAAGCCCGGCGTGGAGCTGTACGTGTATCCGGGCCTGGACCACGCCTTTGCCCGCACCGGCGGCGCGCACTACGACAAGCCCGCCGCGATGATGGCGCACCAGCGCAGCATGGCCGCCCTGCAACGCGCGATCGGACCGGAGTTCGACTACTCGCATCTGTGGGACAAGCACTGCGAATACGAATTCGGCACCCGCGACGTGGCCGCCACCATGGCCACCATGGTGGCCGAGCCCTATGTGAACCACATCCCCACCATGACCGGCGGCGTGGGCCACAAGGAGCTGTCGCGCTTCTACCAGCATCATTTCGTCAACAGCAACCCGCCCGACACGCGGCTGGTGCCGCTGTCGCGCACCGTGGGTGCCACGCAGATCGTCGATGAGCTGCTGTTCTGCTTCACCCACACCACCGAGATCGACTGGATGCTGCCCGGCGTGCCGCCCACCGGCAAGTACGTCGAGATCCCGCTGGTGGCGATCGTGAAGTTCCGTGGCGACAAGCTCTATCACGAACACATCTATTGGGACCAGGCCAGCGTGCTGGTGCAGGTGGGCCTGCTCGACCCGCAGGGCTTGCCGGTGGCCGGCGCCGAGACCGCGCGCAAGCTGCTGGACGAGACCTTGCCGTCCAACACGCTGATGGCGCGCTGGCGCGAGAGCGAGAAAAAGTAGGAGATGGACATGGCATACAGCGAAGAGCAATTGGCCGCGATGGTGCGCGGCGACAGCGTGCACCGCGGCGTCTATACCGATCCGGCGATCTTCGATATGGAGATGGAGCGCATCTATGGCCGCGCCTGGATCTACGTGGGACATGAAAGCCAGGTGCCCAGGACGGGCGACTATCACACCACGCGCCTGGGCGATCAGGATGTGCTGATGGTGCGCGCGGCGGATGGCCGCGTGCACGTGCTGTACAACCGCTGTCCGCACAAGGGCGCCAAGGTGGTGGCGGACGGCGAGGGCTGCGCGGGCAAGTTCTTCCGCTGCCCGTACCATGCCTGGACCTTCAAGCTGGACGGCAGCCACCTGGGCGTGCCGCTCAAGCAGGGCCTGGAGGGCACGTCCTATGACCCGGCCGACCCCACGTTCTCGATGCGCCGCCTGGCGCGGGTGGACAGCTACCGGGGCTTCGTGTTCGCCAGCCAGTCGGCCGAGGGCCCGGCGCTGGAGGACTTCCTGGGCGGCGTGCGCTCGTCCATCGACAATCTCTGCGACCGCTCGCCGGTGGGCGAGGTTGAGGTGGCCGGCGGCGTGTTCCGCGTGATGCAGCGCTCGAACTGGAAGGTGTTCTACGAGAACCTGCACGACACCATGCACGCCCGCGTCACGCACGAGTCCTCGTTCGCCGCCGCGCGCGACGAAGCCAAGGAAATCGGCGAGATGCCGTTCGAGCTGCACATCATGGACGGCAACGGCGAGCCCTACGAATTCTGGGAAAAGCTGGAACTGCGCGCCTATCCGAACGGCCATGGCTATATGGAAGGCATCTTCAACCCCGGCGCGGCCGAGCGCGATCCGATTTCGCGGGCGCACTTCGAGACGCTGGC
The Achromobacter sp. AONIH1 DNA segment above includes these coding regions:
- a CDS encoding bifunctional salicylyl-CoA 5-hydroxylase/oxidoreductase, which gives rise to MKIVCIGGGPAGLYFGLLMKLQDPANEVTVIERNRPYDTFGWGVVFSDATMQNLREADPVSAQTIGDAFNHWDDIDIHFKGRSLRSGGHGFIGIGRKKLLNILQARCEEVGVKLVFEQFIQDDQAIAREYDADLVIASDGINSQVRTRYADTFRPDIDQRNCRFVWLGTKKVFDAFTFAFVQTEHGWFQAHAYRYEDGMSTFIVETPEETWQAAGIEQMSQEEGIAYCEKLFAPWLDGNPLVSNASHLRGSAIWIRFPRVICNTWVHWNTLDTARGERRVPVVLMGDAAHTAHFSIGSGTKLALEDSIELARCLSGAEGSVEHGLKHYEEVRSVEVLKIQNAARNSTEWFENVKRYAGLEPEQFAYSLLTRSQRISHENLRLRDPAWLEGFERWIAERAGAPAPAGQRPAMPMLTPYQARGVRLKNRIMVSPMAMYSCQDGVPGDFHLVHLGGRAMGGAGLVMVEMTCVSPDARITPGCPGLWNDEQARAFTRIVDFVHGNSDARIGVQIGHAGRKGSTQLGWQKIDHPLAEGNWPLLSASALPYIEGVSQTPRAMTRADMDQVRDNFVAATRRAVAAGFDWLELHCAHGYLLSSFISPLTNQRDDEYGGSLENRLRYPLEVFHAVRAAWPEDKPMSVRISAHDWVEGGITPDDAVEIARRFKAAGADMIDCSSGQVSKAEKPVYGRMFQTPFADRVRNEAGIPTIAVGAIFEADHANAIIASGRADLCALARPHLADASWTLREAARVGYRDVTWPSQYFAGKRQLETNFERAAAMAQLDVK
- a CDS encoding enoyl-CoA hydratase family protein; translation: MSTQTEEHSMKHHKRPLAGYQAKTFLWQVSADGKVATITLNRPERKNPLTFDSYAELRDLFRALVYATDIKVVVVTGAGGNFCSGGDVHEIIGPLTRMSMPELLDFTRMTGDLVKAMRACPQPIVAAVDGICAGAGAMIALASDMRLGTPAARTAFLFTRVGLAGADMGACTLLPRMIGQGRASELLYTGRAMTAEEGASWGFFNALHDGAGLLDAAQALAAQLAAGPTFAHGVTKKLLHQEWNMGVDEAIEAEAEAQAICMQTRDFHRAYEAFVAKQKPIFEGN
- a CDS encoding RidA family protein, which gives rise to MKILQPPDWMAPRGYSNGILAEMTVGSKLVFVGGQVGWNGQQQFESDDLADQVRQTLANIVAILAEGGAKPEHIVRMTWYVTDKNEYVAAYPAIGKHYRELIGRHFPAMTAVEVADLVEDRAKVEIEVTAVVPA
- a CDS encoding AMP-binding protein is translated as METSAHIDTFARDNLPPGELWPEFLLDGPDVAYPKRMNCAVELVDAMVERGHGERVALRWSQDGKPAAMTYGELAALTNRIAHVLVEDMKLVPGNRLLLRGPNNPMMAASWLAAIKAGLVTVPTMPLLRAKELKQIIDKAQIQAALCDVRLKDEAEFCLQKDHEHHCAGLRQVVYFNDQGPASLDALAATKADDFQACDTSADDVCLIAFTSGTTGAPKGCMHFHRDVLAMCDLFPKHVIKPGPDDVFCGTPPLAFTFGLGGLLCFPLRVGASTVLAEKLSPDSLLQLIQDFRATIVFTAPTFYRQMAALAGKYDLSSLKKSVSAGEALPDATRQLWKQASGLEMIDGIGGTEMIHVFVSSPPDEVRRGAIGRVVPGYIAQIVDDDMNPLPNGTAGRLAIKGPTGCRYLADERQRRFVQAGWNLPGDTFVQDDDGYLFYQARNDDMIVSAGYNIAGPEVEDALLRHPAVAECGVVGAPCDERGQVVKAFVVLKPGFEPGDALVAELQAFVKANIAPYKYPRAIEFVDALPRTETGKLQRFALRKMA
- a CDS encoding acyl-CoA dehydrogenase family protein, producing MRDASWLDWPFFEERHRVLAHEVDAWCERSLGEVDHHDADAACRKLVKAMGEAGWLRYAVAGGPDGAWGGALPEVDSRSVCILRETLARHEGLADFAFAMQGLGSGAISLMGSDALRARYLPRVARGEAIAAFALSEPEAGSDVAALACEARLDGDAYVLNGAKTWISNGGIADFYCVFARTGEAPGARGISAFVVDADTPGFEVSERIDLIAPHPLATITFDNCRIPVAQRLGEPGQGFKLAMMTLDIFRASVAAAALGFARRALDEGLERARSRRMFGQTLADLQLTQAALGDMATAIDSSALLAYRAAWMRDVQKQRTTREAAMAKMTATESAQAVIDRALQMFGGAGVVSGMPVEKLYREIRALRIYEGATEVQKLIIARELLKS
- a CDS encoding thioesterase family protein, whose amino-acid sequence is MGNPFVSQVEVRFRHCDPAGIVFYPRYFEMINDFVEEWFDKGMGLPFHALHVERRIGTPTASVQCDFTAPSRWHERLRQTLEVQRIGGASFKALVRFEGPDGQLRLSATLTIVTVDLRSMKSTPLPDDLRERMRAYLAPAA
- a CDS encoding SDR family NAD(P)-dependent oxidoreductase, yielding MSELALPLAGRHALVTGGARGIGLACARALLARGARVTLLGRDGAALDSAVGGLASLGQAQAVSADIADEASVWQAFAQAEAAFGPVHILVNNAGQAVSQKFERTDAALWQNMLAVNLTGTFHCVQAALPGMLAAGWGRVINVASTAGLIGYAYVSAYCAAKHGVIGLTRSLALETASKGVTVNAVCPGYTETDIVRGAVANIVDKTGMTPDAARAKLAERNPQGRLVQPEEVAETVAWLALPASASINGQAIAVDGGEVMTG
- a CDS encoding AraC family transcriptional regulator, whose protein sequence is MRGGSPLELAPLFERRVFSSTQQDETRALVSETLKEHRLTWKGGRVDARLNRGRFGALTVCTLRYGAEVQIEPDKLQDFMLVQVPLRGRARIECGGVRVDADPACAAVIAPNRPLRLHWEAGCEQLLLKIPRGKLDAIGQRAFGEAALRPLDFSPALRLDNPVGAAWRSMMGGLIHLLPTLDDGAPRPPAAWLDQLEDTLVLHLLYNQPNTWRGGPAATPPRRLALAEAYMRAHLATPMTLKDIARHAGASDTALTRLFQEHRDTTPMNALRALRLDAARQRLLDGACANVTEAALAVGFGHLGRFSEYYKERFGELPRQTLRLAQ